One Candidatus Nitrososphaera evergladensis SR1 genomic window carries:
- a CDS encoding plastocyanin/azurin family copper-binding protein, which yields MNAKIALAVGMTAILAAVLAIPSQAAFAATVNITIVPGASTKTNDAFSPNPAQANVGDTVIWTNKDGALHTVNSGTGGTADKKFGLKEDGSPVLIPPSKTFEWKATEAGDYPYFCSLHPAMVGDLKVAAAGSGGGATTGGNTTTGGNATGGGNATMQQGTATAQLDGKSYTVTSKSATSKVTTATITAGKSVNVAFDKAGEMELTLPKAMISGIQSVTANGQTVQFTSTNSTDSTTIKFTAPTGATSVDITGTMVVPEFGVIAALVLAVSLVAVIGVARFKGQAFGFRL from the coding sequence ATGAACGCAAAGATAGCACTAGCCGTAGGCATGACGGCTATTCTGGCGGCCGTATTGGCTATCCCTAGCCAGGCCGCCTTTGCAGCCACTGTCAACATCACCATCGTGCCGGGAGCGTCGACAAAGACAAACGACGCATTTTCTCCAAACCCGGCGCAGGCTAATGTGGGCGATACCGTGATATGGACCAACAAGGATGGCGCTCTGCACACTGTGAACTCTGGCACCGGAGGCACCGCCGACAAAAAGTTCGGCCTCAAGGAAGACGGAAGCCCCGTGCTCATACCTCCAAGCAAGACTTTTGAATGGAAGGCCACGGAGGCAGGAGACTATCCATACTTTTGCTCGCTCCACCCTGCAATGGTCGGCGATCTCAAGGTAGCAGCGGCAGGCAGCGGAGGCGGCGCTACTACTGGTGGTAACACTACTACTGGTGGCAACGCTACTGGCGGCGGAAACGCAACCATGCAGCAAGGAACGGCCACAGCTCAGCTTGACGGCAAGAGCTACACAGTGACCAGCAAGTCTGCAACTTCCAAGGTGACTACTGCAACTATCACCGCGGGCAAGTCGGTCAACGTGGCTTTTGACAAAGCCGGCGAAATGGAACTGACGCTGCCAAAAGCCATGATAAGTGGCATACAGAGTGTCACCGCAAACGGCCAGACCGTGCAATTTACGTCAACAAACTCGACAGACTCGACGACGATCAAGTTCACAGCACCGACCGGCGCTACATCGGTTGACATCACTGGAACCATGGTCGTGCCAGAGTTTGGCGTGATTGCAGCGCTGGTACTTGCAGTGTCGCTTGTGGCAGTGATAGGCGTCGCGCGCTTTAAGGGACAGGCCTTTGGATTTAGGCTATAA
- the tuf gene encoding translation elongation factor EF-1 subunit alpha yields MSASKKPHLNIVVTGHVDNGKSTTVGHLLVDLGAIDQRTIDAYAKESEATGKGDTFKYAWVMDSIKDERERGITIDLAFQKFETGKYFFTLIDAPGHKDFIKNMITGASEADAAILVISVKPGETEASIEPGGQGREHAFLAKTLGVGQIVVALNKMDDVGYQEARYKEVRDNVEKMLKSVGFNIAKVNFVPVSGWKGDNLVKKSENMPWYKGPTLAEALDAFEPPEKPIGKPLRVPIQDVYTITGVGTVPVGRVETGKMRPNDKVVVMPSGAVGEIKSIETHHTVLESAEAGDNVGFNLRGVDKKQIKRGDIIGPSDNPPAVAKEFEARIIVISHPTAIAPGYTPVLHAHTAQVAATISHFVSKIDPRTGATTEENPKFLKTGDAAIVKIKPVRPLAIETFKDFPEIGRFALRDMGTTIAAGVVLNITEKYDPNKK; encoded by the coding sequence TGGTAAATCTACTACTGTCGGTCACTTGCTCGTCGATCTCGGTGCAATTGACCAGAGAACTATTGATGCATATGCAAAAGAATCCGAGGCAACCGGCAAGGGTGACACTTTCAAGTACGCATGGGTCATGGACTCTATCAAGGACGAACGCGAAAGAGGTATCACCATCGACCTTGCTTTCCAGAAATTCGAGACCGGAAAATACTTTTTCACGCTGATTGACGCTCCGGGTCACAAGGACTTTATCAAGAACATGATCACGGGCGCGTCAGAGGCTGACGCGGCCATCCTCGTCATCTCGGTCAAGCCGGGTGAGACAGAGGCATCCATCGAGCCGGGAGGACAGGGCAGGGAGCACGCGTTCCTTGCCAAGACGCTCGGCGTCGGCCAGATTGTAGTCGCATTGAACAAGATGGACGATGTCGGCTACCAGGAGGCACGCTACAAGGAAGTCCGGGACAACGTAGAGAAGATGCTAAAGTCTGTCGGCTTTAACATAGCCAAGGTCAACTTTGTGCCGGTGTCCGGCTGGAAGGGCGATAATCTTGTCAAGAAGAGCGAGAACATGCCGTGGTACAAGGGCCCGACCCTTGCGGAGGCACTTGACGCGTTCGAGCCGCCAGAGAAGCCAATCGGCAAGCCACTCAGGGTTCCAATACAGGACGTTTACACAATCACAGGCGTCGGCACCGTGCCGGTAGGCAGGGTGGAGACAGGCAAGATGAGGCCAAACGACAAGGTCGTAGTCATGCCATCAGGCGCCGTCGGTGAAATCAAGTCCATCGAGACTCACCACACAGTGCTCGAGTCGGCAGAGGCAGGCGACAACGTCGGCTTTAACCTCCGAGGCGTCGACAAGAAGCAGATCAAGCGCGGCGACATTATCGGCCCGTCAGACAACCCGCCGGCAGTCGCAAAGGAATTTGAGGCACGCATCATCGTCATCTCGCACCCGACCGCAATCGCTCCGGGCTACACGCCGGTGCTTCACGCGCACACTGCGCAGGTCGCGGCGACAATCTCCCACTTTGTGAGCAAGATTGACCCAAGGACCGGTGCAACGACAGAGGAGAACCCCAAGTTCCTAAAGACGGGTGACGCGGCAATCGTCAAGATAAAGCCAGTCAGGCCGCTTGCAATCGAGACGTTCAAGGACTTTCCGGAGATCGGCAGGTTTGCGCTCCGCGACATGGGAACAACCATCGCCGCAGGCGTCGTCCTGAACATCACCGAAAAGTACGACCCGAACAAAAAGTAA
- the rpsJ gene encoding 30S ribosomal protein S10: MPQAARIKLTSTNLTTLEGVCTEIKGIGEKSGIKLRGPHPLPTKRMKVVTRKSPCGQGTNTYDKYELRIHRRVIDVGADDRAIRQLMRLKIPDDVYIEVSLTQ; the protein is encoded by the coding sequence ATGCCACAGGCAGCAAGAATCAAACTGACAAGCACGAACCTCACCACGCTTGAAGGCGTGTGCACCGAGATCAAGGGCATCGGGGAAAAGAGCGGCATCAAGCTGCGCGGGCCCCACCCCTTGCCGACCAAGCGCATGAAGGTGGTGACGAGAAAGTCGCCGTGCGGCCAGGGAACGAACACGTACGACAAGTACGAGCTTCGCATCCACAGGCGGGTAATCGACGTGGGCGCCGACGACAGGGCAATAAGGCAGCTTATGCGCCTGAAAATCCCTGACGACGTCTACATCGAAGTCTCGCTGACCCAATAA
- a CDS encoding cobalamin-binding protein produces MRIVSFLPSATETLYELGLGHHIVGVTHECKHPPAARKKPQVIRPSFDPASMSGKEIDSKIVELVRSGGDIYIVDEKALKEADPELIVAQGLCEVCSPFTKEIGRAVSILGGRPDVLVLDPHDLDDVRVSIMDVAEKVGRVKEGRRLVSSLQRRIDAVRALKIKNRPKVACIEWVDPPFTAGHWVPQMVEYAGGTNGLSAAGEQSRRTDLEEISKFDPDIIVMMPCGFGVKRTLEEMKVLKGNAKWESLRAVKQKNVYAVESGAYFSKPSPRTVVGLEILAKIIHPEAARKIKVPKGSYKKVVK; encoded by the coding sequence GTGCGCATAGTCTCGTTTCTGCCAAGCGCCACAGAGACGCTGTACGAGCTTGGTCTCGGACATCACATAGTCGGCGTGACTCACGAGTGCAAGCACCCGCCTGCCGCGCGGAAAAAGCCGCAGGTCATACGCCCGTCTTTTGATCCTGCCAGCATGTCTGGAAAAGAAATTGACAGCAAGATAGTCGAGCTTGTGCGGTCGGGAGGCGACATTTACATAGTTGACGAAAAGGCGCTAAAAGAAGCCGACCCGGAGCTTATCGTGGCTCAGGGGCTCTGCGAGGTCTGCTCTCCCTTTACAAAAGAGATAGGAAGGGCGGTAAGCATCCTTGGCGGCAGGCCCGACGTGCTGGTGCTTGACCCGCACGACCTTGACGACGTGCGGGTAAGCATCATGGACGTGGCAGAAAAGGTCGGCAGGGTAAAGGAGGGCCGCAGGCTGGTGTCGTCGCTTCAAAGGCGCATCGACGCAGTGCGCGCATTGAAAATAAAAAACAGGCCAAAGGTGGCGTGCATAGAGTGGGTCGACCCGCCGTTCACCGCCGGTCACTGGGTTCCGCAGATGGTCGAGTACGCAGGCGGCACAAACGGCTTGAGCGCTGCAGGCGAGCAGTCGCGCAGAACAGATTTGGAAGAGATTTCAAAATTCGACCCCGACATCATTGTCATGATGCCGTGCGGCTTTGGAGTAAAGAGGACGCTTGAAGAAATGAAGGTCCTCAAGGGAAATGCAAAGTGGGAGTCGCTTCGCGCGGTGAAACAAAAGAACGTCTATGCGGTGGAATCGGGCGCGTATTTCAGCAAGCCCAGCCCGCGAACCGTCGTCGGCCTGGAGATACTTGCCAAGATAATCCACCCCGAAGCTGCGAGAAAGATAAAGGTGCCAAAGGGCAGTTACAAAAAAGTAGTAAAGTAG